GTAGGTAGCCGTCCGAGGGAGGGAAGTAGGCCGGCCTCTGGGCATGGGGGCAGTGGTACGGACTACCGGCGGTGGTGCAGACCATCGACACACCGACCTCGGCCAGCAGGGCCAGCAACCGGTCGGGTTCCTCCAGGTCGATGCCCACCCCGGAGCCGTCACCGCCGAAGGCGTGGCGGTACTCCCCATCCGATGCTGGCACGCCCACGCCGTCCGGTCCGGCGATGAACGGGACCAGGTCGTAGAGGCTGAGACGCACACCGAGGCCGAGCGCGGGCACCCGTGACCTGATGGCCTCCAGGGTCCGACGGTGGAAGCGGCTCCGGCCGTCGAGGTCGCCCCCGTACGGACCGGGACGGTCCACACCACTGAGCATCTCGTGGAGGAGGTAGCCGTGGCAGGCCTTCAGGTCGACGAAGTCAAAGCCTGCATCGGCGGCCATGGCGGAGGCCTCCACGAACCTGTCCGACAGTTCGTCCAGCTCGTCGTCGGAGAGGACGGAGGCATCGGTTATCGGAACGCGGTGGTCGAGGAGCGGATGTCGATACCCGACACGGGGGACCGGGTTGCCGGAGGGTCGCGACCACCTACCGGAATGGGTGAGTTGCAGTCCGACGAGGAGGTCGTCGGTACACCCGAACCGCTCGACATGGGCGGCTACCAGCCGGGAACGGAGCCCCGAAAGGTCGTCCACGGCGTCCGCACCCATGCACAGCTGGTTGGGGTTGGCACGACCGTCGGCACGGACCGCCACGGCCTCGCCACCCCAGACCAGCTTGGCGCCGCTGGTTCCGAACCGTTCCCAACGTCGGCGGACCAGGTCGGTAGGACGACCGTCGCTCGTGGCGTCCCAGCCCTCCATGGGCAGCACGGCGAACCGGTTTCCGACCGTACGCGTCACCCCGTCGGCCAGCCCTACGTCGAACGGCCGGGCCAGGGGAGCGTCCGTACCGTCGACCAGCTCGGCATCAAAGCAGAGGTCCAGGCCGACCCCGTCCAGGTGGGCTCGGAACGCGTCGGCATCGGCCAGCTTCCGCACCTGGACGATGGGGCGACGGTCTGTCACGGCAGCACGCCCAGACGCTCTGCGATGTCCCTGAGCACGTCGACGTCGGCATCCGGGCGCAGGGTGACGCCGTCGGGGACCCGGCTGGAGCCGATCCAACCCCGGAGTTCCAGGAACAGCGCCGCATCGTGGCGGTAGCCGGGCACGGGCTCCCGGAACGTGAAGTCGCCCAGTTCCTGCAGCAGGTTGTTCAACTCGAAGAACCCGGGGTCGCCGGTCGCCCACATCCGGTCCCTCTCGGCGAACCGGTCGGGGGCGAAGGTGCTCAACCCGAGGAGGTAGTCGGAGCCGTACATGACCATGTCGATGGCCAGGTCGTTGCCGGTCAACACCATGAAGTCGGGCCTGGCCTCGTCGCGTGCCGCAAGCCTCTCCCACTCCGGCACGCGGTCCAGCGAGGAGTGCTTGGCACCCACACAGGCATCGATGCCCAGGAGCTCCCGATAGGCGTCCAGGTCGTAGATCCGGCCATAGGGCACGAACATCGGCCCCAGCTCGAACGCCAGGAACCGATCGCACTGTTCGGCCAGCGCGGCGTGGGCGCCGACCCAGCCGTCACCGTCCAGCGCCGTCAGCCCGTGGGTTGGGAAGACGATCGGCAGGCCGCCCC
This DNA window, taken from Acidimicrobiales bacterium, encodes the following:
- a CDS encoding NADH:flavin oxidoreductase, which encodes MTDRRPIVQVRKLADADAFRAHLDGVGLDLCFDAELVDGTDAPLARPFDVGLADGVTRTVGNRFAVLPMEGWDATSDGRPTDLVRRRWERFGTSGAKLVWGGEAVAVRADGRANPNQLCMGADAVDDLSGLRSRLVAAHVERFGCTDDLLVGLQLTHSGRWSRPSGNPVPRVGYRHPLLDHRVPITDASVLSDDELDELSDRFVEASAMAADAGFDFVDLKACHGYLLHEMLSGVDRPGPYGGDLDGRSRFHRRTLEAIRSRVPALGLGVRLSLYDLVPFIAGPDGVGVPASDGEYRHAFGGDGSGVGIDLEEPDRLLALLAEVGVSMVCTTAGSPYHCPHAQRPAYFPPSDGYLPPQDPLVDVVRLLDATAELKARHPDLVFVGSGYSYLQEWLPHVAQAEVRSGRVDAVGIGRMALSYHDLPADVVEGRGLDRRRVCRTFSDCTTAPRNGLVSGCYPLDAHYGKMPARVELTRAKRAAEQARGGRRS
- a CDS encoding dihydrodipicolinate synthase family protein — encoded protein: MDAVEPVVTHPDARVRPRRTITGMSAVLLPHTAGGAVDWDGLASHVARTAGAGLTPAVNMDTGFVQVLDEATRDRVLEVAAANSDGFVAGAHLDDRAGDRFDLEGYRRQVDRIAARGGLPIVFPTHGLTALDGDGWVGAHAALAEQCDRFLAFELGPMFVPYGRIYDLDAYRELLGIDACVGAKHSSLDRVPEWERLAARDEARPDFMVLTGNDLAIDMVMYGSDYLLGLSTFAPDRFAERDRMWATGDPGFFELNNLLQELGDFTFREPVPGYRHDAALFLELRGWIGSSRVPDGVTLRPDADVDVLRDIAERLGVLP